In Halanaeroarchaeum sp. HSR-CO, one DNA window encodes the following:
- the lhgO gene encoding L-2-hydroxyglutarate oxidase: MDHDVLIVGGGVVGLSTGLHVARRTDLDVAIVEKEHHLASHQSGRNSGVLHPGFNYEPGSLKAQFATEGTSRMKEYCHENGIPIEEFGVVVSALDTREETRLEELKEQADENGAEARIIDRKELTEREPNARGRSALYAPEAASVDSQQYVYQLARDAQAAGVALYLGTEVERITDRGSGYRLGTTHGPLDTRFLVNAAGLYADRLAQQVGVGEDYQIVPFRGEYYELVPDKRSLVNTMIYPTPDPELPFLGVHYTRRTDDKVIIGPNAVPAFGREAYDNTDFDLGDLGDTAQYEGVWKLLASPKMLQVAGSELHKSYRKDRFARAAKRLVPSVTADDLVKSFAGIRAQIVSNDGELVKDPLFVEEADAIHVLNAVSPGLTASLPFGDHLAERIESAY; encoded by the coding sequence ATGGACCACGACGTACTCATCGTCGGCGGCGGGGTGGTTGGCCTCTCGACTGGCCTCCACGTCGCTCGTCGGACCGACCTCGACGTCGCCATCGTCGAGAAGGAACATCACCTGGCGAGCCATCAGAGCGGGCGCAACTCGGGGGTGCTCCACCCCGGATTCAACTACGAACCTGGGTCGCTGAAGGCGCAGTTCGCGACCGAGGGAACCAGTCGGATGAAAGAGTACTGCCACGAGAACGGCATTCCCATCGAGGAGTTCGGGGTGGTCGTCAGTGCCCTCGACACCAGGGAGGAAACGCGACTCGAGGAACTGAAAGAACAGGCGGACGAAAACGGCGCGGAGGCGAGGATCATCGACCGCAAAGAGTTAACCGAACGCGAACCGAACGCTCGCGGCCGCTCCGCCCTCTATGCCCCGGAGGCCGCCTCCGTCGACTCCCAGCAGTACGTCTACCAGCTCGCACGCGACGCACAGGCTGCAGGCGTTGCGCTCTATCTCGGTACCGAGGTAGAACGGATCACCGATCGTGGTAGTGGCTACCGGCTCGGAACGACCCACGGCCCCCTCGACACCCGGTTCCTCGTCAATGCGGCAGGACTGTACGCCGACAGACTGGCCCAGCAGGTCGGCGTCGGCGAGGACTATCAAATCGTTCCGTTCCGCGGCGAGTATTACGAACTGGTGCCGGACAAGCGGTCGCTCGTCAACACGATGATCTATCCGACGCCGGACCCCGAATTGCCCTTCCTGGGTGTCCACTACACCCGCCGGACCGACGACAAGGTCATCATCGGCCCCAACGCTGTCCCGGCCTTCGGGCGCGAAGCCTACGACAACACCGACTTCGACCTCGGTGATCTGGGCGATACCGCGCAGTACGAAGGCGTCTGGAAACTTCTCGCGTCCCCGAAGATGCTCCAGGTCGCCGGATCGGAGCTCCACAAGTCCTACCGGAAGGATCGGTTCGCCAGAGCAGCGAAGCGACTGGTTCCCTCCGTCACGGCCGACGACCTCGTCAAGTCGTTCGCCGGTATCAGAGCCCAGATCGTGAGTAACGACGGCGAACTCGTCAAGGACCCACTGTTCGTCGAAGAAGCGGACGCAATCCACGTCCTGAATGCGGTCTCACCCGGACTAACAGCGTCGCTCCCGTTCGGCGACCACCTGGCAGAACGCATCGAGTCGGCCTACTGA
- a CDS encoding ketopantoate reductase family protein — translation MHVAVLGAGSLGTLFAAKLRAAGVPVTLIGRPGGHLQAIEREGIRIHQTDETVETVAVEVTADHTAVVDADWLLLAVKSYDTASAMSDVADHLDGTTVLTVQNGLGNAETIAEFVPPERVLVGTTAHGASILRAGHVHHAGAGETVIGRYDGDNGPEVDDIASTLTEAGIETVVTDTPRDALWEKVLVNVAINAATALARVPNGHLVGYPAGERLVERAIEEALAVARADGRSVGDEVLETAKTVARETAPNRSSMLQDVEAGSQTEIESLNGAIVDRGEAMGIETPVNRTLADLVRLAETLAED, via the coding sequence ATGCACGTCGCGGTCCTCGGAGCGGGTTCTCTCGGGACGCTCTTCGCAGCCAAGCTCCGGGCTGCCGGCGTCCCAGTGACTCTCATCGGACGCCCGGGTGGCCATCTCCAAGCCATTGAACGCGAGGGGATACGAATCCACCAGACCGACGAAACCGTCGAGACCGTTGCAGTCGAGGTCACCGCGGACCACACCGCGGTTGTCGACGCGGACTGGCTGCTGCTCGCCGTAAAGAGTTACGACACCGCGTCAGCCATGTCGGACGTCGCGGACCATCTCGACGGGACCACGGTGCTCACCGTCCAGAACGGCCTCGGCAACGCCGAAACCATCGCCGAATTCGTTCCACCAGAGCGTGTGCTCGTCGGAACCACCGCCCACGGTGCGTCCATCCTCAGGGCGGGCCACGTCCATCATGCCGGAGCCGGTGAGACGGTGATCGGTCGCTACGACGGCGACAACGGCCCGGAAGTCGACGACATCGCATCGACCCTTACCGAGGCCGGTATCGAGACAGTCGTTACAGACACCCCTCGGGACGCCCTCTGGGAGAAGGTCCTCGTCAACGTGGCCATCAACGCTGCGACGGCTCTCGCCCGTGTCCCGAACGGTCATCTCGTCGGCTATCCCGCAGGCGAACGTCTCGTCGAGCGAGCCATCGAGGAGGCGCTCGCGGTGGCCCGGGCCGACGGTCGGTCGGTCGGCGACGAGGTACTCGAGACCGCGAAGACGGTCGCCCGCGAGACCGCACCCAACCGGTCGTCGATGCTACAGGACGTCGAAGCAGGATCACAGACGGAGATAGAATCGCTGAACGGGGCCATCGTCGATCGTGGCGAGGCAATGGGCATCGAAACGCCGGTCAATCGGACGCTCGCCGATCTGGTCCGCCTCGCCGAAACGCTTGCCGAAGACTGA
- a CDS encoding DMT family transporter, with amino-acid sequence MSRRGAVLAPLAAASLWGGMYVVSKWGFASIPPATLAFLRVALGAATLVLVVRLQGQSRTFSFAEHRRFALLGIWVAITLLTQFVGTDLTNASQGSLLTVLTPVFTLLLGILVLEEGVTVRKVGGMAIATVGTVVVLAGQYDLTRLGEGSAIGISALLLASFGWAAYTVWGTPLVRRYSALETATYSTVWAVPLLFVVAVAELWTLGRSPLTLPTTAPVLAAVFYLGVLSTAAAWYLWYRGVESLEAGVVAVFFFAQPVVGVLLGTVILEESLGPTFIAGGLVMAVGIYVVSTAGRAT; translated from the coding sequence ATGTCACGACGAGGTGCGGTGTTGGCCCCCCTCGCTGCCGCGTCCCTGTGGGGTGGGATGTACGTGGTGAGCAAGTGGGGGTTCGCGTCGATACCCCCAGCGACCTTGGCCTTTCTCCGCGTGGCGCTCGGTGCAGCTACGCTCGTCCTCGTCGTCCGATTGCAGGGCCAGTCTCGGACCTTCTCATTCGCCGAACACCGACGATTCGCGCTCCTCGGGATCTGGGTCGCGATCACCCTCCTCACGCAGTTCGTGGGAACGGACCTCACGAATGCCAGCCAGGGGTCGCTGTTGACGGTGCTCACCCCGGTGTTCACGTTGCTTCTCGGTATCCTCGTCCTCGAGGAGGGAGTGACCGTCCGGAAGGTCGGCGGGATGGCCATCGCGACGGTGGGGACCGTCGTCGTCCTGGCTGGCCAGTACGACCTCACACGACTGGGGGAGGGGAGTGCAATCGGCATCTCGGCCCTCCTTCTGGCCAGTTTCGGGTGGGCCGCGTACACCGTCTGGGGGACGCCGCTGGTTCGTCGGTACTCGGCGCTCGAGACGGCCACGTACTCGACCGTCTGGGCGGTCCCGCTGTTGTTCGTCGTCGCGGTGGCCGAACTCTGGACACTCGGGCGCTCACCACTCACCTTGCCGACGACCGCCCCCGTCCTCGCCGCGGTCTTCTATCTCGGCGTGCTCAGCACCGCGGCGGCGTGGTATCTCTGGTATCGGGGCGTCGAGTCCCTCGAGGCCGGGGTCGTTGCGGTGTTCTTCTTCGCGCAACCTGTCGTCGGTGTCCTCCTGGGTACCGTCATCCTGGAAGAATCGCTCGGTCCGACCTTCATCGCCGGGGGCCTCGTTATGGCAGTGGGTATCTACGTGGTGAGTACCGCTGGACGGGCCACGTAG
- the rtcA gene encoding RNA 3'-terminal phosphate cyclase has translation MRTVDGRTGGGQLVRTAVAMSAVTGDPILMENVRGARDQPGLRAQHVAAVETVASLADATTAGVEIGSEEFRFDPGGVTGGEVEQSIGTAGSVTLVFDAVLPLATRLDETATVTVAGGTDVKWAPPFDYFRSVKLPTVDSLGIGATVTLHRRGFYPAGGGEATLAVEPASMTPLEFDDRSDLESIVVHSVASTTLESASVADRQADAAVESLDALTAVPITTDISYVEAADKGSAIVIASRFESSIGGFTALGEPGKPSEAVAKTATNRFQTFLSTDAAVDAHLADQLVPLLALAGGRIRIPRVTNHVETHLSLVRAFGFPVRIERLDGGEARLVAEVPGDQGTMP, from the coding sequence ATGCGAACGGTGGACGGTCGAACGGGGGGTGGGCAACTGGTCCGGACGGCCGTCGCCATGAGCGCGGTGACGGGTGACCCCATCCTGATGGAGAACGTCCGTGGCGCACGCGATCAGCCAGGGCTCCGGGCCCAGCACGTCGCCGCCGTCGAAACCGTGGCTTCGCTCGCCGATGCGACGACAGCGGGTGTCGAGATTGGCTCCGAGGAGTTCCGATTCGATCCTGGAGGCGTCACCGGTGGAGAGGTCGAGCAGTCCATCGGAACTGCAGGGAGTGTGACGCTCGTCTTCGACGCCGTGCTCCCACTCGCGACGCGTCTCGACGAAACGGCGACAGTAACGGTGGCTGGGGGAACCGACGTCAAGTGGGCACCCCCATTCGACTACTTCCGGTCGGTAAAATTGCCGACCGTAGACTCGCTGGGGATCGGAGCGACGGTCACTCTGCATCGCCGGGGCTTCTATCCAGCAGGTGGTGGCGAGGCCACCCTTGCCGTGGAACCCGCTTCGATGACGCCTCTCGAGTTCGACGACCGGAGCGACCTCGAATCCATCGTCGTCCACTCGGTCGCCTCGACGACACTGGAATCAGCCTCGGTCGCCGATCGACAGGCCGACGCCGCAGTGGAATCGCTCGATGCACTGACAGCGGTACCGATTACGACCGATATCTCGTACGTCGAGGCTGCAGACAAGGGTTCGGCCATCGTGATCGCGTCCCGTTTCGAATCGTCGATCGGCGGGTTCACCGCCCTCGGAGAGCCCGGAAAGCCATCCGAGGCGGTCGCGAAAACTGCAACGAACCGCTTCCAGACGTTCCTGTCGACAGATGCCGCGGTCGACGCGCACCTCGCCGACCAGCTCGTCCCACTCCTCGCGCTCGCGGGCGGTCGCATTCGGATCCCCCGAGTGACGAACCACGTCGAGACCCATCTATCGCTCGTCAGAGCGTTCGGCTTTCCGGTCCGAATAGAACGACTGGATGGTGGCGAAGCCCGTCTCGTTGCCGAGGTGCCAGGCGATCAGGGGACGATGCCGTAG
- a CDS encoding DUF1684 domain-containing protein has protein sequence MPESELDEDAWQNRLQEYRSQKDAYLSTDEESPIPADERDSFDGLSYFSLDPAARVIARLQWVRDPETVELPANRGPDIEYERVATLGFTYEGDHHVLAAFRAPNVDDLLVPFHDRTNGEETARQGRYVTLSLEDVETGDDVVLDFNLAYHPFCVYDDEYLVALPPEENELDVAVRAGERL, from the coding sequence ATGCCGGAGTCCGAACTCGACGAGGACGCGTGGCAAAACCGTCTCCAGGAGTATCGGTCACAGAAGGATGCCTATCTGTCGACCGATGAGGAATCGCCGATCCCGGCAGACGAGCGGGATTCGTTCGACGGTCTCTCGTATTTTTCGCTCGACCCCGCGGCCCGCGTCATCGCTCGACTCCAGTGGGTTCGCGATCCCGAGACCGTCGAACTACCCGCAAATCGGGGACCCGATATCGAGTACGAGCGGGTCGCGACGCTGGGATTCACGTACGAGGGCGATCACCACGTGCTCGCCGCGTTCAGGGCGCCTAACGTCGACGATCTGCTCGTCCCGTTTCACGACAGGACGAACGGCGAGGAAACCGCACGCCAGGGGCGGTACGTCACCCTATCCCTCGAAGACGTGGAGACGGGCGACGACGTCGTCCTGGACTTCAATCTCGCGTACCACCCCTTTTGTGTGTACGACGACGAGTACCTGGTGGCGCTACCGCCCGAAGAGAACGAACTGGATGTCGCCGTACGGGCCGGCGAACGGCTCTAG
- a CDS encoding transcription initiation factor IIB family protein, with protein MSDTKIRTFNSESQRTDTRAEEESAREDESTCPECSGHLILDEERGETVCGECGLVVEEDEIDHGPEWRAFDSKEKDKKSRVGAPTTNMMHDKGLSTNIGWQNKDAYGRALSSRQRQKMQRLRTWNERFRTRNSKERNLKQALGEIERMASALGLPKEVRETASVIYRRALEEDLLPGRSIEGVATAALYASARQMGTPRSLDEVATVSRIGEMEFKRTYRYIVRELSLEVQPADPASYVPRFASELDLNEEVERRARELLTTAQDHGVTSGKSPVGLAAAAIYAASLLTNQKVTQSQVSGVTNVSEVTIRNRYQELLEAAEVPA; from the coding sequence ATGAGCGATACCAAAATCAGGACGTTCAACAGCGAAAGCCAACGAACGGACACACGCGCGGAAGAAGAATCGGCACGGGAAGACGAATCCACCTGCCCGGAGTGCAGCGGCCACCTCATCCTCGACGAAGAGCGCGGCGAGACCGTCTGTGGTGAGTGCGGACTCGTCGTCGAGGAAGACGAGATCGACCATGGGCCCGAGTGGCGAGCGTTCGACTCCAAGGAGAAGGACAAGAAATCGCGGGTCGGTGCCCCGACGACCAACATGATGCACGACAAGGGCCTCTCGACGAACATCGGGTGGCAGAACAAGGACGCCTACGGTCGTGCCCTCTCGAGTCGGCAGCGCCAGAAGATGCAACGACTTCGAACCTGGAACGAGCGCTTCCGAACCCGAAACTCGAAGGAGCGGAACCTCAAGCAGGCCCTCGGCGAGATCGAACGGATGGCCTCCGCTCTCGGCCTCCCCAAGGAAGTACGCGAGACGGCGTCCGTCATCTATCGACGCGCCCTCGAAGAGGACCTCCTTCCGGGCCGATCCATCGAAGGCGTCGCCACGGCGGCCCTCTACGCGTCCGCACGCCAGATGGGGACCCCCCGAAGCCTCGACGAGGTCGCCACCGTCAGTCGGATCGGCGAGATGGAGTTCAAACGAACCTACCGCTACATCGTCCGCGAACTGAGCCTCGAGGTCCAGCCGGCCGACCCGGCCAGCTACGTGCCGCGGTTCGCCTCCGAACTCGACCTCAACGAGGAGGTCGAACGTCGGGCCCGCGAGCTCCTGACGACCGCCCAGGACCACGGCGTCACCAGCGGCAAGAGTCCAGTCGGCCTCGCGGCAGCCGCCATCTACGCTGCATCGCTACTCACCAACCAGAAGGTGACACAGAGCCAGGTCTCCGGTGTGACGAATGTGAGCGAAGTGACGATTCGGAACCGGTACCAAGAACTCCTCGAAGCCGCCGAAGTTCCGGCCTAG